A DNA window from Halichondria panicea chromosome 16, odHalPani1.1, whole genome shotgun sequence contains the following coding sequences:
- the LOC135349869 gene encoding ralBP1-associated Eps domain-containing protein 1-like isoform X1, whose protein sequence is MALLEDDELLDLEGPPSSSQSDQWSDKPLFSDKRDKKNRLEDKRSSIRALPWTKSKDSTLEKTPKKSKHNRNKSGSRTPPAPVPDSPKLLRGEVVRGNQPSPNIKNNRKTYSQLGDWSDEESVPGYTFSNEPALASSPSKTTSLSTEPLASPWTTSLSSTEPLASPWTTSLPTEPLASPGRQTTVQFPVLFSGETQAHTSRASVPLLPMFPLQSPTQSLGPLEVRVPASPPLEADWKVSDELRDKCTSQFQELSTSDGLLQGDKAREFFVLSKLPNQELSTIWRLADVNRDNALSEGEFCVAMKLVMMRRNGHEIPSSLPTTLLPYLVSRKTGPLTSTLEGTALFTTGVLVDFGGEIPDINTLLDYVEETSEDTLDFGVIVAPGDTLVDLGGIIAPGDTLVDLGEAPDIDTMMFLEEDTSDASTALVELEDPDINMPIGGVAPGNTLVGEVAISDDDGDSTILMRRRTGSEGSISRQPTATVRRSKTLRETGEILINIDQGTPQPTHKTSKKYQALDCSDDDSTDGDWLEGKVKGHSRGKSLDLNKMISGRDVLKDLPLAEPPKLPPRPHASPPLEHTIKTEEESGRVRSLSTGSIHTHNEAHDTNTLVEDKPKTLVEDKPKRKHRVAPRRPPPPVKKPEIKTDKKELQVSIRQLKDQNAGLTEVNKALETQLFKLMEERVRLEHQLELLNI, encoded by the exons ATGGCTTTGTTAGAGGATGATGAGTTATTGGATCTGGAGGGACCCCCCAGCAGCAGTCAATCTGATCAATGGTCAGATAAACCTCTTTTCAGTGACAAACGGGACAAGAAGAATCGGCTTGAAGATAAACGAAGTTCCATTAGAGCACTCCCATGGACCAAGTCCAAGGATTCAACTCTTGAGAAAACTCCCAAGAAAAGCAAACACAATCGCAATAAGTCCGGATCTCGTACTCCCCCGGCCCCGGTCCCAGACTCTCCTAAACTATTGAGAGGAGAAGTTGTTCGAGGAAATCAACCTTCTCCTAATATCAAGAACAATCGCAAGACCTACTCCCAACTGGGAGACTGGTCTGATGAGGAGAGTGTTCCTGGCTACACATTCTCCAATGAGCCAGCCTTAGCCTCTAGTCCCTCCAAAACCACCTCACTATCAACAGAACCACTAGCCTCCCCTTGGACCACCTCCCTATCATCAACAGAACCACTAGCCTCCCCCTGGACCACCTCTCTGCCAACAGAGCCACTAGCCTCCCCCGGGAGACAGACCACTGTACAGTTCCCTGTCTTATTTAGTGGAGAGACGCAGGCACACACAAGCAGAGCCAGTGTTCCACTGTTGCCCATGTTCCCCCTTCAATCACCGACACAGTCACTAGGTCCACTTGAGGTTAGGGTACCAGCCAGCCCACCACTGGAAGCTGATTGGAAGGTTTCTGATGAGCTGCGGGACAAGTGCACTAGTCAGTTCCAAGAGTTGAGTACATCTGATGGTCTGCTGCAAGGGGACAAAGCTCGAGAATTCTTTGTCCTCTCCAAACTACCCAACCAAGAACTATCAACTATTTG gaggctGGCTGATGTGAACAGAGACAACGCTCTCTCTGAGGGAGAGTTTTGTGTTGCCATGAAGTTAGTCATGATGAGACGCAATGGCCACGAGATCCCATCCTCCCTACCAACCACACTACTACCTTATCTAGTGTCAA ggaaGACTGGACCTCTCACCTCTACACTGGAGGGCACAG CTTTGTTTACAACAGGTGTCCTAGTTGATTTTGGAGGGGAAATCCCTGATATTAACACACTGTTGGATTATGTGGAGGAAACATCTGAAGATACGTTGGACTTTGGAGTGATCGTTGCCCCTGGCGACACGCTGGTAGACCTTGGAGGGATCATTGCCCCCGGCGACACACTGGTAGACCTTGGAGAAGCCCCTGATATTGATACGATGATGTTCCTTGAAGAAGATACCAGTGATGCTAGTACAGCATTGGTTGAACTTGAAGACCCTGATATTAATATGCCAATTGGAGGAGTTGCCCCTGGCAACACGCTAGTTGGAGAGGTTGCTATTAGCGACGACGATGGTGACAGTACAATATTAATGCGGAGACGTACGGGGTCAGAGGGCAGCATATCAAGACAACCAACAGCAACAGTTCGAAGGTCAAAAACACTTCGAGAGACTGGGGAAATTCTTATCAACATTGACCAAGGAACGCCACAACCAACACACAAGACAAGCAA GAAGTATCAAGCACTGGATTGCTCTGATGATGACTCTACAGATGGAGACTGGTTGGAAggaaaggtcaaaggtcactcACGCGGCAAGTCTCTAGACCTCAACAAGATGATAAGTGGTCGAGATG TTTTAAAGGACCTTCCGTTAGCTGAGCCCCCCAAACTTCCACCG CGTCCACATGCATCCCCTCCACTGGAGCACACCATCAAG ACTGAGGAGGAGAGTGGGCGTGTGCGGTCCCTGTCCACTGgatccatacacacacataatgaAGCTCACGATACAAACACACTAGTGGAGGACAAACCAAAGACATTAGTGGAGGACAAACCAAAGagaaag caccgtGTGGCCCCACGCCGCCCACCCCCTCCTGTCAAGAAGCCAGAGATAAAGACAGACAAGAAAGAGTTGCAAGTATCAATCCGACAACTTAAGGATCAGAACGCGGGTTTGACTGAAGTGAATAAAGCTCTCGAGACTCAGCTATTCAAG CTGATGGAGGAAAGAGTTCGTTTAGAGCACCAGCTGGAACTACTCAATATCTAG
- the LOC135349869 gene encoding ralBP1-associated Eps domain-containing protein 1-like isoform X2 has product MALLEDDELLDLEGPPSSSQSDQWSDKPLFSDKRDKKNRLEDKRSSIRALPWTKSKDSTLEKTPKKSKHNRNKSGSRTPPAPVPDSPKLLRGEVVRGNQPSPNIKNNRKTYSQLGDWSDEESVPGYTFSNEPALASSPSKTTSLSTEPLASPWTTSLSSTEPLASPWTTSLPTEPLASPGRQTTVQFPVLFSGETQAHTSRASVPLLPMFPLQSPTQSLGPLEVRVPASPPLEADWKVSDELRDKCTSQFQELSTSDGLLQGDKAREFFVLSKLPNQELSTIWRLADVNRDNALSEGEFCVAMKLVMMRRNGHEIPSSLPTTLLPYLVSRKTGPLTSTLEGTGVLVDFGGEIPDINTLLDYVEETSEDTLDFGVIVAPGDTLVDLGGIIAPGDTLVDLGEAPDIDTMMFLEEDTSDASTALVELEDPDINMPIGGVAPGNTLVGEVAISDDDGDSTILMRRRTGSEGSISRQPTATVRRSKTLRETGEILINIDQGTPQPTHKTSKKYQALDCSDDDSTDGDWLEGKVKGHSRGKSLDLNKMISGRDVLKDLPLAEPPKLPPRPHASPPLEHTIKTEEESGRVRSLSTGSIHTHNEAHDTNTLVEDKPKTLVEDKPKRKHRVAPRRPPPPVKKPEIKTDKKELQVSIRQLKDQNAGLTEVNKALETQLFKLMEERVRLEHQLELLNI; this is encoded by the exons ATGGCTTTGTTAGAGGATGATGAGTTATTGGATCTGGAGGGACCCCCCAGCAGCAGTCAATCTGATCAATGGTCAGATAAACCTCTTTTCAGTGACAAACGGGACAAGAAGAATCGGCTTGAAGATAAACGAAGTTCCATTAGAGCACTCCCATGGACCAAGTCCAAGGATTCAACTCTTGAGAAAACTCCCAAGAAAAGCAAACACAATCGCAATAAGTCCGGATCTCGTACTCCCCCGGCCCCGGTCCCAGACTCTCCTAAACTATTGAGAGGAGAAGTTGTTCGAGGAAATCAACCTTCTCCTAATATCAAGAACAATCGCAAGACCTACTCCCAACTGGGAGACTGGTCTGATGAGGAGAGTGTTCCTGGCTACACATTCTCCAATGAGCCAGCCTTAGCCTCTAGTCCCTCCAAAACCACCTCACTATCAACAGAACCACTAGCCTCCCCTTGGACCACCTCCCTATCATCAACAGAACCACTAGCCTCCCCCTGGACCACCTCTCTGCCAACAGAGCCACTAGCCTCCCCCGGGAGACAGACCACTGTACAGTTCCCTGTCTTATTTAGTGGAGAGACGCAGGCACACACAAGCAGAGCCAGTGTTCCACTGTTGCCCATGTTCCCCCTTCAATCACCGACACAGTCACTAGGTCCACTTGAGGTTAGGGTACCAGCCAGCCCACCACTGGAAGCTGATTGGAAGGTTTCTGATGAGCTGCGGGACAAGTGCACTAGTCAGTTCCAAGAGTTGAGTACATCTGATGGTCTGCTGCAAGGGGACAAAGCTCGAGAATTCTTTGTCCTCTCCAAACTACCCAACCAAGAACTATCAACTATTTG gaggctGGCTGATGTGAACAGAGACAACGCTCTCTCTGAGGGAGAGTTTTGTGTTGCCATGAAGTTAGTCATGATGAGACGCAATGGCCACGAGATCCCATCCTCCCTACCAACCACACTACTACCTTATCTAGTGTCAA ggaaGACTGGACCTCTCACCTCTACACTGGAGGGCACAG GTGTCCTAGTTGATTTTGGAGGGGAAATCCCTGATATTAACACACTGTTGGATTATGTGGAGGAAACATCTGAAGATACGTTGGACTTTGGAGTGATCGTTGCCCCTGGCGACACGCTGGTAGACCTTGGAGGGATCATTGCCCCCGGCGACACACTGGTAGACCTTGGAGAAGCCCCTGATATTGATACGATGATGTTCCTTGAAGAAGATACCAGTGATGCTAGTACAGCATTGGTTGAACTTGAAGACCCTGATATTAATATGCCAATTGGAGGAGTTGCCCCTGGCAACACGCTAGTTGGAGAGGTTGCTATTAGCGACGACGATGGTGACAGTACAATATTAATGCGGAGACGTACGGGGTCAGAGGGCAGCATATCAAGACAACCAACAGCAACAGTTCGAAGGTCAAAAACACTTCGAGAGACTGGGGAAATTCTTATCAACATTGACCAAGGAACGCCACAACCAACACACAAGACAAGCAA GAAGTATCAAGCACTGGATTGCTCTGATGATGACTCTACAGATGGAGACTGGTTGGAAggaaaggtcaaaggtcactcACGCGGCAAGTCTCTAGACCTCAACAAGATGATAAGTGGTCGAGATG TTTTAAAGGACCTTCCGTTAGCTGAGCCCCCCAAACTTCCACCG CGTCCACATGCATCCCCTCCACTGGAGCACACCATCAAG ACTGAGGAGGAGAGTGGGCGTGTGCGGTCCCTGTCCACTGgatccatacacacacataatgaAGCTCACGATACAAACACACTAGTGGAGGACAAACCAAAGACATTAGTGGAGGACAAACCAAAGagaaag caccgtGTGGCCCCACGCCGCCCACCCCCTCCTGTCAAGAAGCCAGAGATAAAGACAGACAAGAAAGAGTTGCAAGTATCAATCCGACAACTTAAGGATCAGAACGCGGGTTTGACTGAAGTGAATAAAGCTCTCGAGACTCAGCTATTCAAG CTGATGGAGGAAAGAGTTCGTTTAGAGCACCAGCTGGAACTACTCAATATCTAG